A region of Vicia villosa cultivar HV-30 ecotype Madison, WI unplaced genomic scaffold, Vvil1.0 ctg.000029F_1_1_1, whole genome shotgun sequence DNA encodes the following proteins:
- the LOC131622344 gene encoding cation/H(+) antiporter 20-like, whose product MTVNVTSIKTSSNGIWQGDNPLDYAFPLLIVQTVLVLVVSRSLALLFKPLRQPKVIAEIVGGILLGPSALGRNTNYLHRIFPSWSTPTLESVASIGLLFFLFLVGLELDLNSIRRSGKKAFSIAAFGISVPFVCGIGVAIVLRKAVDGADKVGFGQFLVFMGVALSITAFPVLARILAELKLLTTRVGETAMAAAAFNDLAAWILLALAIALAGSGADGGKSKSPLVSIWVLLSGVAFVAFMMLVIGPVMKRVAQRCSAENEAVNEVYICITLAGVMVSGFITDFIGIHSIFGAFVFGLTIPKTGNFAERLIERIEDFVLGLLLPLYFASSGLKTDVTKISGGKAWGLLVLVISTACAGKILGTFVVAMMCRIPVRESITLGVLMNTKGLVELIVLNIGKEKKVLNDEIFAILVLMALFTTFITTPLVMAIYKPARGITDKTIRKLGDMSTHSSKDKNVVETLRVLACIHGPTNIPAIINLIESTRSTKNSLLKVFIMHLVELTERSSSIIMVQRARKNGFPFFNRFNRDEWYNRLAGAFQAYSQLGRVMVRSTTAISSLSTMHEDVCHVAEEKRVTMIILPFHKHWRREVDEENDNESHEVIENAGHEWRGVNQRVLKNAPCSVGVLVDRGYGHGLKNLGSEGTVAQRICIVFFGGPDDREALELGKKMAEHPAVEVTVVRFVEQDAESGNNFVLRQSPGKSTDDSYSFAIAKMNRQKELELDENAMEVFRSKCGEKVKYIEKGSGNIVEEVVALGESVDYDLLIVGKGRFPSTMVAELAERPAEHAELGPIGDILTSSTTGHKMVSSVLVLQQHDVAITEDAPMYKVKVHDENVAEVSSGRHEITIANAV is encoded by the exons ATGACAGTGAACGTAACCTCCATCAAAACATCCTCTAATGGAATCTGGCAAGGCGATAATCCTCTCGATTACGCTTTCCCTCTCCTCATTGTTCAAACCGTCTTAGTCCTCGTTGTCTCTCGCTCCCTCGCTCTCCTCTTCAAACCTCTccgtcaaccaaaagtcatcgcCGAAATCGTC GGTGGAATTCTGTTAGGTCCATCAGCTCTGGGAAGAAACACAAACTACCTGCACCGTATATTTCCGTCATGGAGTACTCCAACGCTCGAATCAGTTGCGAGTATAGGATTACTATTCTTTCTCTTCCTCGTTGGACTTGAGTTAGATCTAAACTCGATTCGGAGAAGCGGTAAAAAAGCATTCAGCATAGCAGCTTTCGGAATTTCCGTTCCTTTTGTCTGCGGAATCGGCGTTGCCATTGTCCTCCGGAAAGCCGTCGACGGCGCAGACAAAGTCGGATTCGGTCAATTCCTCGTCTTCATGGGAGTCGCGCTATCAATAACCGCATTTCCCGTTTTAGCGCGAATCCTCGCCGAACTCAAACTCCTAACAACGCGCGTGGGAGAAACCGCAATGGCCGCAGCGGCATTCAACGATTTAGCCGCGTGGATTCTACTCGCTTTGGCAATTGCGTTAGCCGGAAGTGGAGCTGACGGAGGAAAAAGTAAAAGTCCTCTGGTTTCAATTTGGGTACTTCTCTCTGGTGTCGCGTTTGTTGCTTTCATGATGCTTGTTATAGGTCCTGTGATGAAGCGCGTGGCTCAAAGATGCTCTGCTGAAAACGAAGCTGTGAATGAGGTTTATATATGTATAACGCTAGCGGGTGTAATGGTTTCGGGATTTATAACTGATTTCATAGGGATTCACTCGATTTTCGGGGCGTTTGTTTTCGGGTTAACGATTCCGAAAACTGGTAATTTTGCTGAAAGGTTGATAGAGAGAATTGAGGATTTTGTTTTGGGGTTGCTTCTTCCGCTTTACTTTGCTTCCAGTGGGTTGAAAACGGATGTGACGAAGATTAGCGGCGGAAAAGCGTGGGGGTTATTGGTTTTGGTGATTTCAACGGCTTGTGCTGGGAAGATTTTGGGAACTTTTGTTGTTGCGATGATGTGCAGGATTCCAGTTAGAGAGTCAATTACACTCGGAGTTCTCATGAACACAAAAGGTCTTGTTGAGCTTATTGTGCTCAACATTGGAAAAGAGAAAAAG GTTTTGAATGATGAAATATTTGCAATATTGGTGCTTATGGCTCTGTTCACCACCTTCATCACAACTCCACTAGTGATGGCAATCTATAAACCAGCTCGAGGCATCACAGACAAAACTATTCGCAAGCTAGGAGACATGTCCACACACTCCTCTAAAGACAAAAACGTGGTGGAAACTCTCCGAGTCCTAGCTTGCATCCATGGTCCAACCAACATTCCTGCCATCATAAACCTCATTGAATCAACACGTAGCACCAAAAACTCCCTCCTCAAAGTTTTCATCATGCACCTTGTTGAGCTCACAGAACGTTCATCTTCCATCATCATGGTTCAACGCGCTCGTAAAAACGGTTTTCCTTTCTTCAACCGGTTCAACCGCGATGAATGGTACAACCGTCTTGCTGGGGCTTTTCAGGCCTATAGTCAATTGGGCAGGGTTATGGTCCGGTCAACTACAGCAATCTCTTCTCTATCCACAATGCATGAGGATGTTTGCCATGTGGCCGAGGAAAAGAGAGTGACAATGATCATATTACCTTTCCACAAACACTGGAGGAGGGAAGTTGATGAAGAAAATGACAATGAGTCTCATGAGGTGATTGAGAATGCTGGCCATGAATGGAGAGGTGTGAACCAAAGGGTACTTAAAAATGCTCCTTGCTCAGTTGGTGTGCTGGTGGATAGAGGATATGGACATGGGCTGAAGAATTTGGGTTCTGAAGGTACTGTGGCTCAAAGAATATGCATTGTGTTTTTCGGTGGGCCTGATGATCGCGAGGCTTTAGAGCTGGGAAAGAAAATGGCTGAGCATCCAGCAGTTGAAGTAACTGTTGTAAGGTTCGTTGAGCAAGATGCAGAAAGTGGTAATAACTTTGTTCTGCGCCAATCACCTGGGAAAAGTACCGATGACAGCTATAGCTTCGCCATCGCAAAAATGAACAGACAAAAAGAACTG GAGTTGGATGAAAATGCAATGGAGGTGTTTCGAAGCAAGTGTGGTGAAAAAGTGAAATATATCGAGAAAGGTAGTGGCAACATTGTGGAGGAGGTGGTAGCATTAGGGGAAAGTGTGGATTATGATCTCCTAATTGTTGGGAAGGGTCGGTTTCCATCAACTATGGTGGCGGAATTAGCAGAGAGGCCAGCAGAGCATGCTGAGTTAGGTCCCATAGGAGACATTCTAACATCCTCAACAACAGGTCACAAGATGGTCTCATCAGTACTAGTCCTTCAACAGCATGATGTGGCAATAACAGAGGATGCACCAATGTACAAGGTTAAGGTGCATGATGAGAATGTTGCAGAGGTTTCATCTGGCAGGCATGAGATAACTATAGCAAATGCAGTGTAA